The Anguilla rostrata isolate EN2019 chromosome 18, ASM1855537v3, whole genome shotgun sequence genome has a window encoding:
- the LOC135244954 gene encoding inositol polyphosphate multikinase-like, which produces MSTGHQIMDSSLALGRLDIKSPVLRSDSDYSDVNEKNVQDEPQSRLNGCLPLPHQVAGHKCGVGKVGILQHPDGTVLKQLQPPPRGCREMQFYSKVYGEQSTERCLQELKRYLPTYYGTWRPPDRPNDLYLKLEDVTRRFCRPCIMDVKIGQRSYDPLASPEKRAQQINKYPLMEEIGFLVLGMRVYQTSSDTYETYDQHYGRSLVKESLTDGLARFFHNGEGLRKDAVAASVGKVRDVLRWFEGQRRFHFYASSLLFVYEGDVAGRTRDAPGAGGGRGGASASDSHVRALSGTRAPAARDCGGGCGPVVSHGNPSGREDVAVQHQGPRVALEGGGPKGHGPPAGQGQAEVRMIDFAHVFQSETRDDSYIYGLKNLLSQLQQILDK; this is translated from the exons ATGTCGACTGGACACCAGATCATGGACTCATCTCTTGCATTGGGAAGACTGGATATTAAAAGTCCAGTACTAAGATCGGACAGCGACTACAGCGATGTAAATGAGAAGAACGTCCAGGATGAACCCCAATCTCGTTTGAATGGATGCTTACCGCTCCCGCATCAAGTAGCTGGACACAAATGCGGAGTTGGTAAAGTAG GTATTCTGCAGCATCCAGATGGAACTGTCCTGAAACAGCTCCAGCCTCCCCCTCGAGGCTGTAGGGAAATGCAGTTTTACAGTAAG GTGTACGGCGAGCAGTCCACGGAGCGCTGCCTTCAGGAGCTGAAACGATACCTGCCCACGTACTACGGCACCTGGCGGCCCCCCGACAGACCCAACG ACCTGTACCTGAAGCTGGAGGACGTGACTCGCCGGTTCTGCAGGCCCTGCATCATGGACGTGAAGATCGGCCAGCGGAGCTACGACCCCCTCGCCTCCCCGGAGAAGCGTGCGCAGCAGATTAACAAGTACCCCCTGATGGAGGAAATCGGCTTCCTGGTCCTGGGCATGAGG GTCTACCAAACGAGCTCAGATACATATGAAACCTACGATCAACATTATGGAAGAAGCCTTGTGAAAGAGTCACTTACAGACG GTTTGGCCAGATTCTTTCACAACGGGGAGGGGCTGAGGAAGGACGCCGTGGCCGCCAGCGTCGGGAAAGTGCGGGACGTCCTTCGCTGGTTCGAAGGCCAGAGACGCTTCCATTTCTACGCCAGTTCCCTGCTGTTCGTGTACGAGGGGGACGTGGCGGGAAGGACACGGGACGCTcccggagctggaggagggcgCGGAGGAGCGTCGGCGAGCGACAGCCACGTCCGCGCGCTCTCCGGTACGCGGGCGCCCGCCGCGAGGGACTGCGGCGGGGGCTGCGGGCCCGTGGTCTCCCACGGCAACCCCAGCGGCAGGGAGGACGTTGCCGTGCAGCATCAGGGTCCCCGGGTcgccctggagggggggggccccAAAGGGCACGGCCCGCCTGCAGGCCAAGGTCAGGCGGAGGTCAGGATGATCGACTTCGCCCACGTTTTCCAAAGCGAAACCCGGGACGACAGCTACATCTACGGGCTGAAGAATTTACTTTCGCAGCTGCAGCAGATCCTGGATAAATGA
- the LOC135244898 gene encoding CDGSH iron-sulfur domain-containing protein 1-like gives MSSNTVSKAELIAAISLAVGTAAVGALVYKTFFSKDKNCKSWVNLDLQKDNPKVVHAFDIEDLGDKAVYCRCWRSKKFPLCDGAHTKHNQETGDNVGPLIIKRKEA, from the exons ATGAGCTCAAATACTGTATCTAAAG CTGAATTGATAGCAGCCATCTCTTTGGCTGTGGGGACTGCAGCCGTGGGTGCACTAGTCTATAAAACGTTTTTTTCTAAAGACAAGAACTGTAAGTCCTGGGTAAACTTGGACCTGCAGAAAGACAACCCAAAAGTGGTGCACGCTTTTGACATCGAGGACCTGGGAGACAAAGCAGTGTACTGCAGATGCTGGCGGTCCAAGaag TTTCCTCTGTGTGACGGTGCCCACACGAAGCACAATCAGGAGACGGGCGATAACGTCGGCCCCCTCATTATAAAGAGGAAGGAAGCTTGA